Genomic DNA from Dethiosulfovibrio faecalis:
GTACGGACGGAAATGGGAAAGAAGTCTTTCTCTGATTCAGGACCGTCTGGGATACAGCTTCACCGATATAGAACTGCTCCGTGAAGCCCTGACTCATTCGTCCTACGCCCATGAGTCAGGGCTTCGTTCTTGGAACGAGAGATTGGAGTTCCTGGGAGATGCGGTTCTGGAGTTGGCTACCTCGACGAGACTTTTCAGGGCGATGAAGGATATGGACGAAGGGGGACTGACCAGGCTCAGGGCACGGTTGGTCCGTAAGGAAGCTCTTTTGACGTGGGCGGAGGCATTGAGTCTCTCGGGAGTTCTCAGGGTCAACCGGGGTCTAAGAAAAAAGGGGGAGGGTGGCGATCTCTCCTCCATGCATGCCGACGCCATAGAGGCCATCTTCGGAGCCGTCTATATGGACGGAGGTTTCGATATGGCGGAATCGGTGGTGAACCGCTATCTGGATTTTATGTTTGAAAGAGGGGATTATCTTCAGGACGGAAACTCGTCCATCGACCCCAAGTCGGAACTTCAACAGATCCTACAGATAAGGGGAGAGCCATTGCCGGAGTACAGGATCATTTCCCGTGAGGGACCTCCTCATAGTCCCAGATTCGAGGTGGAACTGTATGTATCGGAGGTCCTCCTGAGCAGGGGAAGAGGAAGATCGATAAAAGAAGCGGAGGTCCAAGCGGCTCGAGATGCGTTATCTTTGGTGCGATCGGTTGCAAAAGAGTTGCCTCGCTGATATAATCCTCGAATTCGAGGTCTCCTGGACTCAATCTATGTGATGGAGGTATAGACAATGAGACGTTTGATAACGGCACTTTTCGTTTGTTCCATAGTGATCGCCTCTACGGCGGCTTTTGCGGCCGACTATCCGAAGATGACGATACGCCTGAGCCACAATCAGCCGACGGGAAGCCCGGAGGATATAG
This window encodes:
- the rnc gene encoding ribonuclease III — protein: MYGRKWERSLSLIQDRLGYSFTDIELLREALTHSSYAHESGLRSWNERLEFLGDAVLELATSTRLFRAMKDMDEGGLTRLRARLVRKEALLTWAEALSLSGVLRVNRGLRKKGEGGDLSSMHADAIEAIFGAVYMDGGFDMAESVVNRYLDFMFERGDYLQDGNSSIDPKSELQQILQIRGEPLPEYRIISREGPPHSPRFEVELYVSEVLLSRGRGRSIKEAEVQAARDALSLVRSVAKELPR